Proteins from a single region of Flavobacterium sp. YJ01:
- a CDS encoding RagB/SusD family nutrient uptake outer membrane protein yields MKIKIIAPILLSMLFTVSCTDLNEQLYDQVEDGNFGNTTKEIDALVGGAYSSLRGFADPISNNYPTCEYVFFLNETVSDEATIPTRGTNWYDGGQYQDAQRHTWKADNRMILSAWRYNYTGIAKINAIIYQINKSTLTEQAKAPIFAELKAVRAYYYYNLLDLFGNVPIVTNFEDTDLPTNSTRKQVYDFVEKELTDAIPYLNGNVVYSKLTKNVAYSILARLYLNSEAFIGVARWQDCLNMCQKVTGYTLTPDFFANFATENQTSSEIIFAIPYDSKAGTVGNYMNSMSAHYNQKLAISATGNYPWSANGMCAQPGVYSAFADTDKRKKCMLHGDQINLATGSVIMMDNGEPLTYTENLTSLTDAKENEGVRLAKYEMKDGEQWERDHDFVLIRYAEILMMQAECYVRLGSPDLAKPFLQQVVTRAGEEMPTTIDLAFIDQELLKEFTFEGRRRTDNIRFGTFFLPWWEKGTTEKYRAIFPIPSSVLTTNKNLKQNPGY; encoded by the coding sequence ATGAAAATCAAAATAATAGCACCAATACTTTTAAGTATGCTTTTTACGGTATCATGTACTGATCTAAACGAGCAGTTGTATGATCAGGTAGAAGATGGGAATTTTGGAAACACGACTAAAGAAATTGATGCGTTGGTTGGTGGAGCTTATTCTTCGTTAAGAGGATTTGCCGATCCGATTTCGAATAACTATCCAACTTGCGAATATGTTTTCTTTTTGAATGAAACTGTTTCAGATGAAGCGACAATTCCAACAAGAGGAACCAACTGGTACGATGGCGGACAATATCAAGATGCACAAAGACATACTTGGAAAGCAGACAACAGAATGATTCTTTCTGCTTGGCGTTACAATTATACTGGTATTGCAAAGATCAACGCGATCATTTATCAAATAAATAAATCGACTTTGACCGAACAAGCAAAAGCACCAATTTTTGCCGAATTGAAAGCCGTTAGAGCTTATTACTATTATAATCTTTTAGATTTATTCGGAAATGTGCCAATTGTAACCAATTTTGAAGATACTGATCTTCCAACTAATTCAACAAGAAAACAAGTTTATGATTTTGTCGAAAAAGAATTGACAGATGCCATTCCGTATTTAAATGGAAATGTGGTATATTCTAAATTAACTAAAAATGTTGCCTATTCTATTTTAGCAAGATTATATCTTAATTCAGAAGCATTTATCGGCGTTGCGCGTTGGCAAGATTGTCTTAATATGTGCCAGAAAGTTACTGGATATACATTGACGCCAGATTTCTTCGCCAATTTTGCAACAGAAAATCAGACTTCATCAGAAATCATTTTTGCAATTCCTTACGATTCAAAAGCGGGGACAGTTGGAAATTATATGAATTCAATGTCTGCACATTACAACCAAAAATTAGCCATTTCTGCAACAGGAAATTATCCTTGGAGCGCAAACGGAATGTGTGCACAACCAGGAGTATATTCTGCTTTTGCAGATACAGACAAAAGAAAAAAATGTATGCTTCATGGCGATCAAATCAACTTAGCAACAGGTTCTGTAATTATGATGGATAATGGAGAACCGCTTACCTACACAGAGAACTTAACAAGTTTGACAGATGCAAAAGAAAATGAAGGTGTTCGTTTGGCAAAATATGAAATGAAAGATGGAGAGCAATGGGAACGTGATCATGATTTCGTTTTAATTCGCTATGCTGAAATTTTAATGATGCAAGCAGAATGTTATGTTCGTTTAGGTTCGCCAGATTTAGCAAAACCATTTTTACAGCAAGTAGTTACGCGTGCTGGCGAAGAAATGCCAACTACAATTGATCTTGCTTTTATTGATCAGGAATTGTTGAAAGAATTCACATTTGAAGGAAGAAGAAGAACAGACAACATTCGTTTTGGAACATTCTTTTTGCCATGGTGGGAAAAAGGTACAACCGAAAAATACAGAGCTATTTTTCCAATTCCAAGTTCAGTGTTAACAACAAATAAAAACCTAAAACAAAATCCTGGGTATTAG
- a CDS encoding glycoside hydrolase family 71/99-like protein, with protein sequence MKRYITSLVFGLMNIVIVAGCSSDDKGSDKPVEPEKTEPVAIEKTNSTKIYMHYMPWFETNESSADKKWGYHWTMANKNPNNVGANGRREIASYYYPLIGPYHSGDKNVIENHLLLMKYSGIDGILIDWYGTYDVNDYRMVKENTDQLIEMLDKVGLEYAIVYEDRFLTNVVNAGKAISVTSAAKTDLAYVQNNYFTDANYIKINGKPLLMNFGPIVLQTPAEWSNVFNTLTAKPTFLTLWDHSVKAGENASGEYAWVYKDNSFLTNFYTNTKPKLGVAMGSAYPGFKDFYAEGGGGAAIGWTIDHKNGATLDETLTLAKNANVNYLQLITWNDFGEGTMIEPTAEFGYSFIEKIKTFAGVKNTENIFPDISKLYDLRVQKKGNADAQKKLNQAFNYFVSMQPAKAKQIMSEIK encoded by the coding sequence ATGAAAAGATATATCACATCATTGGTTTTTGGTTTGATGAATATTGTGATAGTTGCTGGTTGCAGCAGCGATGACAAAGGTTCGGACAAACCCGTAGAACCAGAAAAAACAGAACCTGTTGCGATTGAGAAAACCAACAGCACCAAAATTTATATGCATTATATGCCGTGGTTTGAAACCAATGAAAGCAGTGCTGATAAAAAATGGGGATATCACTGGACAATGGCAAATAAAAATCCGAATAATGTAGGGGCAAACGGGCGAAGAGAAATCGCATCATATTATTATCCGCTGATTGGACCCTATCACTCAGGCGATAAAAATGTGATAGAAAATCATTTATTATTGATGAAATATTCAGGAATTGATGGAATATTAATCGATTGGTACGGCACTTACGATGTAAATGATTATAGAATGGTCAAAGAAAATACAGATCAGTTAATAGAAATGTTAGACAAAGTAGGTTTAGAATACGCTATTGTTTATGAAGATCGATTTTTAACTAATGTTGTCAATGCAGGAAAAGCAATTTCGGTAACCAGCGCAGCAAAAACAGATTTAGCTTATGTACAAAATAATTATTTTACTGATGCTAATTATATTAAAATTAATGGCAAACCACTTCTAATGAATTTTGGACCAATTGTTTTGCAAACGCCAGCCGAATGGTCCAATGTATTTAATACTTTAACGGCAAAACCGACTTTCTTAACGCTTTGGGATCATTCTGTAAAAGCAGGAGAAAATGCTTCTGGCGAGTATGCATGGGTATATAAAGACAACAGTTTTCTGACGAATTTTTATACCAATACAAAACCAAAATTAGGAGTTGCAATGGGAAGTGCTTATCCTGGTTTTAAAGATTTTTATGCAGAAGGCGGAGGCGGAGCAGCAATTGGCTGGACAATCGATCATAAAAATGGAGCTACGCTTGATGAAACACTTACACTTGCCAAAAATGCCAATGTCAATTATTTGCAATTAATCACGTGGAATGATTTCGGAGAAGGAACCATGATTGAGCCAACTGCCGAATTTGGTTATTCGTTTATTGAAAAAATAAAAACTTTTGCTGGAGTAAAAAATACCGAAAATATATTTCCAGATATCAGCAAATTGTATGATTTACGCGTGCAGAAAAAAGGAAATGCTGATGCCCAGAAAAAACTCAATCAAGCCTTTAATTATTTTGTTTCGATGCAGCCTGCAAAAGCAAAACAAATAATGAGCGAAATAAAATAG
- a CDS encoding glycoside hydrolase family 97 protein gives MKNRKYRYCIMALASIVLLACSTKKTYKISSPEKISELTFELTPTGQPQYSFSSNGKSVIEPSLMGFEFQGLAKMTDGFEVVSTEEKSADATWEQPWGEFKKVRDHHNELIVHLKEAKGEERLVDIIFRVFDDGVGFRYEFPKQPHLGKVKISNEVTQFTFKDNNEVWWIPVHRENSYYESEYRKTLMSKTDTINTPATFETKDKLYVAIHEANLTDFASMTLLKTSDKQYKSDLVPWADGVKVYAETPFKTPWRTIVVGKNPGEVATSTIMLNLNEPSKIEDLSWITPSKYIGIWWGMHLEKYTWGQGPKHGATTKNTKEYIDFAAKNGFDGVLVEGWNEGWDGDWTADGSAFSFVKAYPDFNLEEITKYAAVKNVRLIGHHETAGATKNYENQLEDAFKLYQKMGVNSVKTGYVNKFLDKKEWHDSQYGARHYRKVIETAAKYHIMIDNHEPMKGTGLQRTYPNFMSQEGGRGQEYNAWSVDGGNTPEHLTTLPFTRMLSGPFDYTPGNFNFDYKTPSGAKVQTTLANQLALYVIIFSPLQMASDLPENYEGKPEFQFVKDVPCTWSDTKVLDSKIGEYTTIARKDWDEKNWYLGSITNRNARDLKVALSFLDKNKEYEAEIYADGAGANYKTNPYPVTISKQAVNSKTVLNIKLAAGGGTAIKFTPKEK, from the coding sequence ATGAAAAACAGAAAATATAGATACTGTATAATGGCGCTGGCATCAATCGTGTTGCTGGCATGCAGTACTAAAAAAACGTATAAAATCAGTTCTCCAGAAAAAATCTCTGAATTAACTTTTGAATTAACGCCTACGGGACAGCCGCAATATAGTTTTTCTTCTAACGGAAAATCAGTAATTGAGCCTTCTCTTATGGGATTTGAATTTCAAGGATTAGCCAAAATGACCGACGGTTTTGAAGTCGTTTCTACTGAAGAAAAATCAGCAGATGCAACTTGGGAACAACCTTGGGGAGAATTCAAAAAAGTAAGAGATCATCATAACGAATTGATTGTTCATTTAAAAGAAGCAAAAGGCGAAGAGCGTTTGGTGGATATTATTTTCAGAGTTTTTGATGATGGTGTAGGTTTTCGTTACGAATTTCCAAAACAACCACATTTAGGAAAAGTGAAAATCTCTAATGAAGTGACACAATTTACTTTTAAAGATAATAATGAAGTTTGGTGGATTCCAGTTCACCGCGAAAATAGTTACTACGAAAGTGAATACCGTAAAACGTTGATGAGCAAAACAGATACAATTAATACTCCGGCAACTTTCGAAACTAAAGACAAATTGTATGTAGCGATTCACGAAGCTAATTTAACAGATTTTGCTTCTATGACTTTATTAAAAACTTCAGACAAACAATACAAAAGCGATTTAGTGCCTTGGGCTGATGGTGTAAAAGTATATGCAGAAACGCCATTTAAAACGCCTTGGAGAACTATAGTTGTGGGTAAAAATCCTGGAGAAGTGGCAACTTCAACCATTATGCTGAATCTAAACGAGCCGTCAAAAATTGAAGATTTATCTTGGATCACACCTTCAAAATATATCGGAATTTGGTGGGGAATGCACTTAGAAAAATATACTTGGGGACAAGGGCCAAAACATGGTGCAACAACAAAAAACACGAAAGAATATATCGACTTTGCAGCAAAAAATGGTTTCGATGGAGTTTTGGTTGAAGGTTGGAACGAAGGCTGGGACGGCGACTGGACAGCAGACGGTTCTGCCTTTAGTTTTGTAAAAGCTTATCCAGATTTTAATCTAGAAGAAATTACGAAATACGCAGCGGTGAAAAATGTTCGTTTAATCGGACATCACGAAACAGCTGGAGCGACTAAAAACTACGAAAACCAATTGGAAGATGCTTTCAAATTGTATCAAAAAATGGGCGTGAATTCGGTTAAAACGGGTTATGTAAACAAATTTTTAGATAAAAAAGAATGGCATGATAGTCAATATGGAGCGCGTCATTACAGAAAAGTAATCGAAACGGCGGCGAAATATCATATTATGATTGACAATCACGAACCAATGAAAGGAACTGGTTTGCAGCGTACTTATCCGAATTTTATGTCACAAGAAGGCGGACGTGGACAAGAATATAATGCATGGTCTGTAGATGGAGGAAATACACCAGAACATTTAACGACTTTACCTTTCACCAGAATGCTTTCTGGACCATTTGATTATACTCCGGGTAATTTCAATTTTGATTATAAAACACCTTCTGGAGCAAAAGTACAGACGACTTTGGCAAATCAATTGGCATTGTATGTTATTATTTTCAGTCCGTTGCAAATGGCTTCAGATTTACCTGAAAATTACGAAGGAAAACCAGAATTTCAGTTTGTTAAAGACGTGCCTTGCACTTGGTCTGATACCAAAGTTTTAGATTCAAAAATAGGAGAATATACTACAATTGCCCGTAAAGATTGGGACGAGAAAAACTGGTATTTAGGATCTATTACAAATAGAAATGCGAGAGATTTAAAAGTTGCGCTTTCATTCTTGGATAAAAATAAAGAATACGAAGCAGAAATATATGCAGACGGAGCAGGAGCAAATTACAAAACAAATCCGTATCCGGTTACAATCTCTAAACAAGCAGTAAACAGCAAAACCGTGTTAAACATCAAATTGGCAGCTGGAGGAGGAACAGCTATAAAATTCACTCCAAAAGAAAAATAA
- a CDS encoding MarR family transcriptional regulator, which yields MEKTNADKESALNIDKEEIADSFFFQIHRMKRAIFRRTNALMTEAGITLQLEQLPLLMILRHSGFSQRELSDKTMRDKSSILRSITALEKKNLVGVAKDKTDKRKNIVSLTEEGFAMAKEIRSLMKRAEDEVMSVFSPKERIEALNVVKSYADKLETL from the coding sequence ATGGAAAAAACAAATGCAGATAAAGAAAGTGCTTTAAACATTGATAAAGAAGAAATAGCTGATAGCTTCTTTTTTCAAATTCATCGTATGAAAAGGGCAATTTTTAGAAGAACCAATGCGTTAATGACAGAAGCAGGAATTACTTTGCAGCTTGAACAATTGCCATTACTTATGATTTTACGCCATAGTGGATTTTCGCAGAGAGAATTGTCAGATAAGACAATGCGAGACAAATCTTCTATCTTGAGAAGTATTACAGCTTTAGAAAAAAAGAATCTAGTCGGCGTTGCCAAAGATAAAACCGATAAGCGAAAAAACATTGTAAGTCTTACTGAAGAAGGTTTTGCGATGGCAAAAGAAATTCGTTCTCTTATGAAAAGAGCTGAAGATGAGGTAATGTCTGTTTTTTCTCCAAAAGAAAGAATTGAAGCTTTAAATGTTGTGAAATCTTACGCAGACAAGTTAGAAACGCTTTAA